The Quercus lobata isolate SW786 chromosome 4, ValleyOak3.0 Primary Assembly, whole genome shotgun sequence genome segment CTTCGAAATGAAATGGACGAAGGGGCAGAGCATCAACCAAGGCCATTGTGCAGTCTCTGTAGGCAAGAAGGCCATAATAGAAGAACATGCCCCATTCGAACTGTGGCTAACTCCACTAATGGCTAAACTAAATGACCCAACATAAGTATTCAATCTACTTCAGTGGATTGGTTGgactgttgttgttgttgttgttttttttttttttttttttttttttttaataattatgtttttaggAGTTGGACCATATTGTTagtttgtattatttgaaagaACATGGTACTAATTCCATATGCTATGATGTTACAGCGTGCACATCAGTCATtttgtaagaatctatgtactttctttgctttttttggtttacagtgtgcacattaattattttttcttttctattgtaagaatctatatactttctttgttttttttgtttacagcatgcacatcagtcatttttttcttctataagaatctatgtacttttttttgttcttgtttacagcgtgcacttTAGAATAAGAATCAATGTACCAGATAGtgtacttgaatctatccttATCTATTTCTAAAAGAACATGACAAACCAAACTGGttcagtcaaaaaaatattgaaagaataataTGCGTCCTTtgtttatatctctctcctctatttcggcaatgggaataatttttttttctcctatttcggcaatgctattgccacaattccattccattattCCCCtccccattttcggcaatgacattgccacaattatcccaaaaaaaatttcatctatttTGGCAATACTATTgccacaattaccaaaaaaaattcgcctaattctttttttttttttccctcacattttcggcaatccaattgccacaattctttttttttttcctcacattttcggcaatcaattttcggcaatcccattgccacaattctttttttttttttttcacattttcggcaatcccattgccacaaattttttttaactaataataactaattacatgtgatttattgtgaaaatgttgtaaaaatattgtggacattacacttttttttactctttcagAGATTTCGgaaccaccttttttttttttttttcctcacattttcagcaatcccattgccacaattttttttttccctcacattttcggcaatccattgccacaattcttttttttttttttttttttttttttcacattttcgacAATCCCATTgctacaattcttttttttttttttcctcacattttcggcagtcccattgccacaaattttttttttttttcacatttttcggcaatcccattgccacaattactttgccacaaatttttttaactaataataactaattacatgtgatttattgtgaaaatgttgtaaaaaatattgtagacattacactttttttttactcttttagaGATTTCGGaaccaccatttttttttcctcacattttcggcaatcccattgccacaattctttttttttttttttctttcctcacattttcggcaatcccattgccacaattctatttttttttcttttcctcacatcttcggcaatcccattgccaccttcttttttttttcttttctcacattttcggcaatcccattgcacaattcgctttttttttttttttttttttttttccacatttcGGCAATCCtattgccacaaatttttttaactcataataactaattacatgtgatttattattgaaaatgttgtaaaaatattgtgaacattacacttttttttactctttcagAGATTTCggaaccactttttttttttttttcctctattttcggcaatcccattgccacaattctttttttttttttttcctcacattttcggcaatcccattgccacaattcttttttttttttttttttttttttttttcggcaatcccattgccacaattactttgccacaaattttttttaactcataataactaattacatgtgatttattgtgaaaatgttgtaaaaatattgtggacattacacttttttttactctttcagATATTTCggaaccactttttttttttttttttttcattggcaTTGCCATGgccacaattaccaaaaaaaaaaattttcttttctcccctatttcggcaattgCATTACCgcaattgcctttttttttttttttttttcctccgaGCACTCCACACTCGGGCACACAGGAGACAGGTTCGGGCAACAGAACTGGGCAGAGGAATTTCGGTATCcacgttgccgaaattcaacattttctctttcctccttttgcatcttctctctcatacttttggctgaatttcggcaatggtgataccgaaattcagtctctctcctcaaaatCCCAAATAAGTTTCAATAGTACCTATAACGCAAATTAATTTCAGATTTTacaatattaacccaaaagactcTCTTTCCTTTCTCAGAAGTCAGAACCAGCAAATACCCTTTGCTAAAATAGCAAAACAGAGCGTGTACTAAGTACAAACATACATACCCACTATAACCAACAAGGAGACCACCCAAATACAAACGCAGGTTGAATCAGATTCTATGATTTGTCAATAAATTTATCAACTACACAACCCGATCCCATTTTGATCTATGTTAATCCAACCTAAAAcaaacatttaaataaaaaattaaagaaaagaaaaagaaaggtaaatTACCTTTCACTTCACTACTATTACACCGCCACCCTCAACGCAAGAGCAGGACTCCGGATTGGATCCGGCAGCAGGGGCGGCTTGATAcatttgggggcctaaggcgaaaattgatcatcttatttagatgcaaaattactactaattaacatgaactacatagaatttttttttttttttgaatttttaagacaaaaaaaatttgacaaaatttttcatacttgttgatgtagtagattgatagtggtaagtaaaacagtggtgttagtggtagatttagatgaaaactagtaaaagtttgctaattaaactcttattattattcttttttttttagaagtgcaacattcacaatattttttacaacaaatcctagattttaaactgctttttgttttttatttgaaaatatcactataattatttttttgcgatcaacaataggctgtaataacttgctacttagcattagttgtaaaagtgttgtgaaaaatattgtgggcgacgttgcatttttctctatttttttatttgtttttcatctaatcaaaaaaattattttatttattgattataaataatcctattggttaaaatttaggggccttttttttacttggggccttaggcggttGCATTTTTTGCTCCACCATAGAGCCGGCCCTGTCCGGCAGCCTTGCAAGCCGAGTAGGTACATTCGTCACAGTCACACCGCCCAATTCGTGAGGCTCCGGTACCCCTCCGTTTGTGTTCTGCGGCTCAGTTGTCCTCTCCGGATTCTCCTCCTCACTGCGAGGCCGGGTGTAGTGAGCAATGGCAAAGACCGCTGCGAGGTCGATTGTTAGAGATAAGATACCCAACGACACGTACAGTGCTGGTGATGATTTActtggtggtggtgtggtgtTTGGTGGTGACAGAGGTTGGGGGGGTGGTGGGCGTGGTGGGTGTGGTGTGAAAGGGGGCAATGGGCGGAGAGGTGGGAATGGAGGAAACACTAGCGGTGGcggcggtggtggtggaggtggacagAGGATTGGATCTGGCCAAAAAAGTGGCAccggtggtagtggtggtggtagcACCGATggtgggggtggtggtggtgtgatGTAAATGTTGAGGATGGTAGACAACATGAACAAGGCAGTTAACATGGTGaaatatttggattttggagcTGTAGGTGTTACTTGCCATAACCATAAGGCTTGTTTTTATAGTTGCTAATTGTAACCCTGTTGTTTGGTAGGGGTTCTCAGCTACAGTAGCTGTATGCGTAACACAATTTTCCATTTCCAACTTTGCCGaccttactctctctctctctctctctctctctcttcacacaAATCTCtgcttgtttctttctttctcttctagAAACTAGGTGGACTTATCTTTAGAGCATTTTAGTATTGGTGGCAGAAAAAAgtcatattgctatttttagccccaccaatactaaaaataacttacaaaaatactataaattttattaaaaagaacaTTGCAAGGACGCAATTGCAATAAATTTTTACcttcttgctacagtgcacagccatctgtgcactgtagcaaaaaAGCTAaagcaaaaatttgaattttacccatAGAGAGCTTGTTCAGTTCTTCTTGGAGGACCACTTAAAAATATGTGATGGTTTTCGTGGAAGACTActtaaaaaacctaaaataccCCTAGAGAGCTTCTTCTTCACGCTGTCCTTTTTCGTGGAAGACTTTTTCTCtgcaacatttttattttttattttttattttttattttttattttttatttttttatttatctataagaATACGTCAAAACTAAAGGAAAGTCATTGACAACCAGACTTATTTTGGCCTAAcatattgttattaataataacCCTCTCCCAcactctttggttttttttttggacggTGGGTAACTGAGATTAATTGAaggattttgaaattttaattttaatttagtcctTTGAAATCAATAGTGATAACCCTAAAATTTGTTTAACTTAGTGGGTTAATTATCTAGGATTTAGATCATGTAGTTTAGGCGTCCAGATTTGGTAACTACATCCAATCCCAAAGAAAAATATCTGACTTAAATCTGAATTTTTGACCTGAAATAAAAACAATCGTGACTCAACCCTTTTTTGGGACCAAGTAAGGTCAACCCGACTAACTCGTGActcaattcattttttaaataaaatccaTATTTGTTTCGAGCTTTATAATGTACAACTCTAACTCAattgacaaaaccctaaaccctaaaaatgAGCTTTATAATGTTTTTGGATAGtgccattatatatataattgtatctGTGTATGTTTTAATGCCATTTAGATACAATGGACTTGAGAATGCAATTGAAAGATTCTTCTCACTTGAAAATGCAAGAAGTAAAGTTTTTGAAATCAAATGACAAAGTATGCCAAGATAAATAGATAATATGACTGCAATAgggtcaaa includes the following:
- the LOC115986043 gene encoding glycine-rich protein 23-like, with protein sequence MAKTAARSIVRDKIPNDTYSAGDDLLGGGVVFGGDRGWGGGGRGGCGVKGGNGRRGGNGGNTSGGGGGGGGGQRIGSGQKSGTGGSGGGSTDGGGGGGVM